DNA from Daphnia pulicaria isolate SC F1-1A chromosome 3, SC_F0-13Bv2, whole genome shotgun sequence:
AGTTGATAAATGCCGACAGCCTTCACTTGAGCGTCTGTTTGACGTGTAAATATTGCGAATGCGACCCATTGCTCCACTGACCGACAAGTCGCTggatgttttcttattttttttaagaaataccAATTAATTCCAGGTGCGCTAGTGGCAGATGAAatcagtttgaatttttaaaaaatacggcCGCCAGGATAGCTTCTGTAAAGTTTAAATCTAACACGCaccttgtaaaaataaaagtgcaaTTTTCAATAACTAAATAATTAACTTCTAATTGATGAACTTTAATTATTACCACAAATTTAGTCTTTAACCAATTTAATTATCCACTCGGATAATAAGGTATGCTAGCAAATGGAAAACTAGAAATAagatttgtttgaatttttcgtgcGCAATACAGGCATAATTTGCTTCAAGCGACATCTGTAGCCTAAATGAGTATTTAGTTTTCAAAGATACCGGCCGGAATCCGGAATTTTTCCTCGGCTTGGCACAAGGAAACGCAAGAGAGCGTCGTTCGTCACTTAATTCATTAATTAATTTcgtgacaaaaaataaaaaataatgacaacaaaaatttttattcaagtaAAAACCACCACCAATGACGTTTTGGAATGAACGGATCGATTTCTTGGACGTGGGAGGAAGGACGACGAACGTAACTGGGAAAGTCAGGATTGtaggaataaaacaaaaaagacccTTCCTGTCAATTTCAGCGTCGCGGTAAACCACAAATTCCAGTTTGTACTACTTAATCACATCTTTTACGGTCGACAAATCAGCTTAAATATTATTTGGATGCGCTGACTTCAGCTTATAGACACAACATTTTATGTTCTTAATGTTGTTTTCAGGTTTTGATGCGATGTATGGTACATTTGGTCGTTAGTTTTCTAAGATAACACACCTGAATTTGCATTTTCAATCGCTTTTctcaactgaaaaaaaaagatatgatTATTGATCGCTGAATTCCATCCTTGTCAACGTGAAAGTTATTTACCTCCGTTAAAGAAACAACGCCAACTAGTTTCCCGAGAGCAGTGACGTAAGCTTGTTGGACTCCGAGTAAGGAAAATATGGCATGGACTTTGTGAAGTGAAGTGCGCTCTACGAGCTGATAAGGGGCAGGATCGATCATATCTTTCTTAAACTCGACCACCTTGAGCATTTCACTTGCCTCccattcttctctttcttccgGGGACATTCCGATTCCTTGTTCGAAAGACAAGCCACTCTATGAAATatgaaatggatgaaaaatagaaatatttaaatctaTTTGTAATGAATTGATGCTTTCTCAGGCTTTTGATTGATTACCTGAACTTTATCGTCGGATTCGACGGTCACTATCAAAGAATCGGACGACAAATTAGGCGTAATTGTCTCCAGCTGTGAACGCTCATCAGATTGTTGAGTTCCAATTCCGGAAAAGTCGGTGGCAGTGACGTCAGAAAATGTTATTACTTCGAAACGTGATACCTTCCGACGAATTGGCGCATTAGGATCGGGAATTACAGATTGCCAAGCCAATGGAGGAACGATAAACGACGAATTCTTTCTTCggcttatttcattttttctaaattgcaaagaaaagtaaataatTATAAATCTTTTActgaatagaaaaatattagtCAGATTCCGTTTGACGGCTCTCCCGCGTGATCCGAATGCCAATAccacaaatttgtttttgtttaactaGTTTTGTTCCGGATACGTTACGATATGGACGGTCGTTTATGATGGTATTGAATCAGCTATAACCGTGCGTTTTTCAACCTGTTTCAAAACTGGCTacttaaaaatttaacttgttGTAAAGCTTACAATACCTGGCTTCTATGTAACGATTTGCGGCGGCTTCTAGGCGTCGCTCTGCACCGATATGGCGCTCTATTAATGCCATTAATTCTACGCGCTGAACGGAACCAAGCAAAATCTTCTGTTCTGTATGGAAAACCGAAAAATATTAAGAATAGttaaacaaaaccaaataatTTATTAGTGGATTACCCGTGTCACCCAACAACGGGAATGAGCGGATTCCTTGACTATCTGCGATTAGATTCTTTAGTTCACCAAACGTTATACCATGCCAGATGTACTTGACGTTTCGATTCATAAAGTCCTCGACAAAAATACTGTGAATGGCTACCATTATTcacgagaaaatgaaaaaggttaAAATTCGGAGCAGAAAGTGTACCAAGAATATGTAAAATTACCGCCCCTAGACGAAATTATGCATGGCAGATAGGGCAGTTGTTTGATCATGATGTCTGATTCGTAGATCGATGGTTGTAAAAGAGTGGATATTACATTCGACACAATAACGGCCACTAGAATGGGGATGAGGTGCTGGATCTGTCCGGTCATTTCTACAACGACTATGCTGATAGAAACCGTGTGAGTCACACCCGCCGAGAAGGCTGCTGCTCCCACAATAGCGTAACCTCCTATTAAATGGACAAGAATATTAAATGAATCATGAATATTTATGAGATTTCCTGAGAAGCTAGTGTAGTCATAACGTAATCACTTTCGTACGTATTGAACCGTATTGAACTTAATAGAAAATACCTGGTAGAATAGAATGCAAATTTCCACAGAGGATGCCTTCCGGGAACCAAAGATACAtggcttcgccaatcatcctTCCAAAAGCAGCACCCACTTTAAAAATGGGAATGAGGCTACCCCTGGGGACAGCCAACGTTGAAGCAAGGATGCTCAAAAAGAActgtaaatttaaaagaatagcAATGAGCGTTCTAACTGatccaaaataattttgtcgaATTTAGTATGATTTATGAACTATACGTTAGCACTCATGAAAATTCCGAGGCCTACGAAGAGATTCGTGTTTGCTACATCCCAATGCGAGAGCCGTTCCGCTTGCTCTACCGACAAATCGTCACTTAGCCACGTAAAATTGGCAAACAAGGCGCCGACTTGTTGCTTTGTCGACAGTGTGGTGGCCAAGTAACGGCCGAAACCCGACGGGTAAAACAGTGAGGCAATAAGGACAGACACGATGCTCGGATAAATGAAGCGACTGCAGACATGATCATCATTTATATATGTTAGAACAAAATCATGTCTTAACTGATCAAGATGAATATCCGAAATGAAACGCTTACTTGTATTTGAGGAAAGAGCTGATCCTTGTATTGTTGCGCATAAATAGGACGTACCGCCGGTGAAATAAAACGAAGACGGCACCCGATAGACCGCCAAACACACTTTTGATTGATGATGATTGATCGTTAAGTATTGCGTCTAGTTTCTCAATCATATAAAGGACAATTCTTCAAACTTACCCAACAAgtgcaaaaataaataactcgTGAGGATCGTAAGGGAAATCAACTTGGAAACTTGTTGGAAATACTGTCGTGAGTGTTCCTAAAAATCACACAAGATGTAAAGATATTGTGTCAACTCGTTAAAATTCTGTGATTAGCCTAGTTGATACCCTCTGAATTGGACCAGTAAGCCTACATTGGATAGTTAAATAGGAAATTAGATTGATTGGGACATAAGACTATAATTTAAAGTCTTACAAGAAGCCGAAACATTAGAGCGCCGAAAACCGCTGAGAAGAACCCACGCCTTAAAGAACAAAATTATTATCAAGTTTAATAACAGAACACATCAATTATTAGTCCACTGTAAAACATTACCAGTAGTTTCGAATTGCAAAATAGACAGAAGTTACTTCAATACTGAATAGCACTCCTATTTTACAGAAAGGAATAATCTCAATGTGTCagtgaattaaaaaagaaaattaatttgtttaacctCCGAAAGGAGCACCGAGGCTACAAGACAATCCCACAGCACAAGCAGTGGCCAACATGTCGGTCTTTCGTGACTCGTTTCCGTATATTCCTTTAAATGACGTCAATAGCTTTGAGAGAAGTGTACCGACAATACCACCGATATGAACCAGTGCACCCTAAGTAAGTTGTTGTGTCTTCCTTGCGGTAAATCTGGTTGAACCAATTGAATAAACATATGTATTTTATTACCTCTTTTCCCAAAGGCATTCCAGAACCCAATGCAGCTGTAAGTCCAACTGTTTTGGCGATTAGAGTACGAAATGTTAAATATTCCTTCAAGACTACACCACGCATGATGGTCTTCATTTCCGGAATCCCCGAGCCTTAAGATAAACACGGATAAGTCCAATTACAAATTTCTCCACTCGCTTGGTCGCACGCTCGACGTTTAAAACAACTGTTACCTGTTGCTTGCGGTGAAACAATAAATACGAAGCCGGTTGAAAAAAGGACGAGTAGGACGGGCAACGTAAACCAGGTAAAGAATTGAAGAGCTGGATTGATTCTGAAGCGATTGTAGATCCAAAGTCGAGCTATAGCGTGAATAATACAAAGATGTATTTAGTAATTGTTAATTTTCTAGCCCATCTGCGATTTTGAatatgttaaaataaaaaataaatatagttCACGTACTAGTGAAACACGCGTAAATTCCCAAGTCCATGGTGAAGCTGAGAATAGCCATTAATATTCCGAGTAGAGCGAGAAAGACCCAATCTCCGCCTATAAGTACGAACGTTTTTCTTCGAGTGAATTTTAGGAAACTAAGCAACCACGCAAGCCACTTTCCGTAATG
Protein-coding regions in this window:
- the LOC124328415 gene encoding chloride channel protein 2-like isoform X1; translated protein: MKMTTDSVEDDSKNVLEMRYQTTVMSGQYWKSLGDYAKEQAAQLRQLEKKSVDEAKVQKKELQSHYGKWLAWLLSFLKFTRRKTFVLIGGDWVFLALLGILMAILSFTMDLGIYACFTTRLWIYNRFRINPALQFFTWFTLPVLLVLFSTGFVFIVSPQATGSGIPEMKTIMRGVVLKEYLTFRTLIAKTVGLTAALGSGMPLGKEGALVHIGGIVGTLLSKLLTSFKGIYGNESRKTDMLATACAVGLSCSLGAPFGGVLFSIEVTSVYFAIRNYWRGFFSAVFGALMFRLLAYWSNSEGTLTTVFPTSFQVDFPYDPHELFIFALVGVFGGLSGAVFVLFHRRYVLFMRNNTRISSFLKYNRFIYPSIVSVLIASLFYPSGFGRYLATTLSTKQQVGALFANFTWLSDDLSVEQAERLSHWDVANTNLFVGLGIFMSANFFLSILASTLAVPRGSLIPIFKVGAAFGRMIGEAMYLWFPEGILCGNLHSILPGGYAIVGAAAFSAGVTHTVSISIVVVEMTGQIQHLIPILVAVIVSNVISTLLQPSIYESDIMIKQLPYLPCIISSRGAIHSIFVEDFMNRNVKYIWHGITFGELKNLIADSQGIRSFPLLGDTEQKILLGSVQRVELMALIERHIGAERRLEAAANRYIEARKNEISRRKNSSFIVPPLAWQSVIPDPNAPIRRKVSRFEVITFSDVTATDFSGIGTQQSDERSQLETITPNLSSDSLIVTVESDDKVQSGLSFEQGIGMSPEEREEWEASEMLKVVEFKKDMIDPAPYQLVERTSLHKVHAIFSLLGVQQAYVTALGKLVGVVSLTELRKAIENANSGVLS
- the LOC124328415 gene encoding chloride channel protein 2-like isoform X3 — its product is MLATACAVGLSCSLGAPFGGVLFSIEVTSVYFAIRNYWRGFFSAVFGALMFRLLAYWSNSEGTLTTVFPTSFQVDFPYDPHELFIFALVGVFGGLSGAVFVLFHRRYVLFMRNNTRISSFLKYNRFIYPSIVSVLIASLFYPSGFGRYLATTLSTKQQVGALFANFTWLSDDLSVEQAERLSHWDVANTNLFVGLGIFMSANFFLSILASTLAVPRGSLIPIFKVGAAFGRMIGEAMYLWFPEGILCGNLHSILPGGYAIVGAAAFSAGVTHTVSISIVVVEMTGQIQHLIPILVAVIVSNVISTLLQPSIYESDIMIKQLPYLPCIISSRGAIHSIFVEDFMNRNVKYIWHGITFGELKNLIADSQGIRSFPLLGDTEQKILLGSVQRVELMALIERHIGAERRLEAAANRYIEARKNEISRRKNSSFIVPPLAWQSVIPDPNAPIRRKVSRFEVITFSDVTATDFSGIGTQQSDERSQLETITPNLSSDSLIVTVESDDKVQSGLSFEQGIGMSPEEREEWEASEMLKVVEFKKDMIDPAPYQLVERTSLHKVHAIFSLLGVQQAYVTALGKLVGVVSLTELRKAIENANSGVLS
- the LOC124328415 gene encoding chloride channel protein 2-like isoform X2, with protein sequence MKMTTDSVEDDSKNVLEMRYQTTVMSGQYWKSLGDYAKEQAAQLRQLEKKSVDEAKVQKKELQSHYGKWLAWLLSFLKFTRRKTFVLIGGDWVFLALLGILMAILSFTMDLGIYACFTTRLWIYNRFRINPALQFFTWFTLPVLLVLFSTGFVFIVSPQATGSGIPEMKTIMRGVVLKEYLTFRTLIAKTVGLTAALGSGMPLGKEGALVHIGGIVGTLLSKLLTSFKGIYGNESRKTDMLATACAVGLSCSLGAPFGGVLFSIEVTSVYFAIRNYWRGFFSAVFGALMFRLLAYWSNSEGTLTTVFPTSFQVDFPYDPHELFIFALVGVFGGLSGAVFVLFHRRYVLFMRNNTRISSFLKYNRFIYPSIVSVLIASLFYPSGFGRYLATTLSTKQQVGALFANFTWLSDDLSVEQAERLSHWDVANTNLFVGLGIFMSANFFLSILASTLAVPRGSLIPIFKVGAAFGRMIGEAMYLWFPEGILCGNLHSILPGGYAIVGAAAFSAGVTHTVSISIVVVEMTGQIQHLIPILVAVIVSNVISTLLQPSIYESDIMIKQLPYLPCIISSRGAIHSIFVEDFMNRNVKYIWHGITFGELKNLIADSQGIRSFPLLGDTEQKILLGSVQRVELMALIERHIGAERRLEAAANRYIEARLKNARL